In Pseudomonas sp. PDM14, a genomic segment contains:
- a CDS encoding cytochrome c oxidase subunit 3, producing MSSHENYYVPAQSKWPIIATLGMLITVYGLATWFNDLKADRPDSNGPWLFFVGGLFLAYMLFGWFGNVIKESHEGLYSPQMDRSFRWGMSWFIFSEVMFFAAFFGALFYIRTWAGPWLGGEGDKGVSNMLWPNFEYTWPLLQTPDPKLFPGPKDVIDPWHLPLINTLLLVTSSFTVTFAHHALKKDKRGPLKLWLGATVLLGVFFLILQAYEYYEAYQHLGLTLGSGIYGATFFMLTGFHGAHVTMGALILTVMLVRVMKGHFTADKHFGFEAASWYWHFVDVVWLGLFIFVYVL from the coding sequence ATGTCGAGTCATGAGAACTACTACGTTCCCGCTCAGAGCAAGTGGCCGATCATCGCCACCCTGGGCATGTTGATCACCGTCTACGGCCTGGCTACCTGGTTCAACGATCTCAAGGCTGATCGTCCCGACTCCAACGGCCCGTGGCTGTTCTTCGTCGGCGGCCTGTTCCTCGCCTACATGCTGTTCGGCTGGTTCGGCAACGTGATCAAGGAGAGCCACGAGGGCCTCTACAGCCCGCAGATGGACCGTTCGTTCCGCTGGGGCATGAGCTGGTTCATCTTCTCCGAAGTGATGTTCTTCGCTGCCTTCTTCGGCGCCCTGTTCTACATCCGCACTTGGGCTGGCCCGTGGCTCGGTGGCGAGGGCGACAAGGGCGTCTCCAACATGCTCTGGCCGAACTTCGAGTACACCTGGCCGTTGCTGCAGACGCCCGATCCGAAGCTCTTTCCCGGCCCGAAGGATGTCATCGACCCCTGGCACCTGCCGCTGATCAACACCCTTCTGCTGGTCACCTCCAGCTTCACCGTCACCTTCGCCCACCATGCCCTGAAGAAGGACAAGCGCGGCCCGCTGAAGCTGTGGCTAGGCGCGACCGTGCTGCTCGGCGTGTTCTTCCTGATCCTGCAGGCGTACGAGTACTACGAGGCTTACCAGCACCTGGGGCTGACCCTGGGCTCGGGCATCTACGGTGCAACGTTCTTCATGCTCACCGGCTTCCACGGTGCGCACGTGACCATGGGCGCGCTGATCCTCACGGTGATGCTGGTGCGGGTGATGAAAGGGCATTTCACTGCGGACAAGCACTTCGGCTTTGAGGCGGCCAGCTGGTACTGGCACTTCGTCGACGTGGTCTGGCTGGGGTTGTTCATCTTCGTCTACGTGCTGTGA
- a CDS encoding twin transmembrane helix small protein, protein MLKAAIVLLLLATMVSLFSGLFFLVKDEGRGSRVVNSLSVRVALTAVTVALIAWGFYSGQLASHVTW, encoded by the coding sequence ATGCTCAAAGCCGCGATCGTCCTCTTGCTGCTGGCCACGATGGTCAGCCTGTTCAGCGGCCTGTTTTTCCTGGTCAAGGACGAGGGCCGTGGCTCGCGAGTGGTCAATTCGCTGAGCGTTCGTGTCGCCCTGACCGCTGTGACCGTGGCGTTGATCGCCTGGGGGTTCTACAGCGGCCAGCTGGCCAGTCATGTCACCTGGTAG
- a CDS encoding SURF1 family protein: MSAFRPGILPSLVVALVLPLLIVLGFWQLSRAEEKRALLSSHEARQHAAPISLAQLEQREDLANTRIRLSGQFDAGHSLLLDNRTHNGQVGVELLQPFYDQPSGLWILVNRGWLPWPDRRNSPQFSTPEQPQELIGQVYLPPGASFQLRADQPGGDWPRLITKVEPTPLWQQLGRGGLAYEVRLEPGPASYLAQWPVVAMSPEKHTGYAVQWFALAAALCGLYLYLGWRNAREQQHEHNHESPQHPL, translated from the coding sequence GTGAGTGCCTTTCGGCCCGGAATCCTGCCCAGCCTGGTGGTGGCTTTGGTGCTGCCATTGCTGATCGTGCTGGGTTTCTGGCAGCTCTCCCGCGCCGAAGAAAAGCGTGCCCTGCTGTCCAGCCATGAGGCGCGCCAGCACGCGGCGCCGATCAGCCTGGCGCAGCTCGAACAGCGCGAGGACCTGGCCAATACACGGATTCGCCTGAGCGGTCAGTTCGATGCCGGCCATAGCCTGCTGCTGGACAACCGCACCCACAATGGCCAGGTCGGCGTCGAGTTGCTGCAGCCCTTCTACGACCAGCCCAGCGGCTTGTGGATACTGGTCAATCGCGGCTGGCTGCCCTGGCCGGACCGGCGCAATTCGCCGCAATTCAGCACCCCGGAGCAGCCGCAGGAACTGATTGGCCAGGTCTACCTGCCGCCGGGCGCGAGCTTCCAGCTGCGGGCCGACCAGCCCGGTGGCGACTGGCCGCGACTGATCACCAAGGTCGAGCCGACGCCGCTCTGGCAACAGCTCGGGCGGGGCGGGCTGGCCTACGAAGTGCGCCTGGAGCCCGGCCCGGCCAGCTACCTGGCGCAATGGCCGGTGGTGGCCATGAGCCCGGAAAAGCACACCGGTTATGCCGTGCAATGGTTCGCCTTGGCGGCGGCCCTGTGCGGCCTTTATCTCTATCTCGGATGGCGCAATGCGCGGGAGCAGCAGCATGAACACAACCATGAATCCCCCCAGCACCCTCTCTGA